A window of Fluoribacter dumoffii NY 23 contains these coding sequences:
- a CDS encoding OmpH family outer membrane protein, with amino-acid sequence MKRLGLVLVAFVFSIFGANAFADTAKIGVVDLQKIMQTSSQIKEIQKKLEKEFKPRRDKLVAVEAGIKADMEKFKRDSSIMSASQKKEMERKIISAQQQFERDGQQYQQELSTANNEAMEGLYAKVRAAISKVAKDDKYDLIVQKDAAPFSAETLDITDKVVKAIN; translated from the coding sequence ATGAAACGGTTAGGTCTGGTCTTAGTGGCCTTTGTTTTCAGCATATTTGGCGCTAATGCATTCGCTGATACTGCAAAAATAGGTGTGGTTGATTTGCAAAAAATCATGCAAACTTCAAGTCAAATCAAAGAAATCCAAAAGAAATTGGAAAAAGAATTCAAACCACGTCGTGATAAGCTGGTAGCAGTTGAAGCAGGTATAAAAGCTGATATGGAAAAATTCAAGCGTGATAGCTCAATCATGAGTGCATCTCAAAAGAAAGAAATGGAAAGGAAAATCATTAGCGCCCAACAACAATTTGAGCGTGATGGTCAACAATACCAACAAGAATTAAGCACTGCGAACAATGAAGCAATGGAAGGTTTATATGCTAAGGTTCGTGCAGCAATTTCAAAAGTTGCTAAAGACGACAAATACGATCTTATCGTACAAAAAGATGCGGCTCCTTTTAGTGCCGAGACTCTTGATATAACTGATAAAGTTGTAAAAGCAATTAACTAA
- the bamA gene encoding outer membrane protein assembly factor BamA has translation MKKISSKFILGVCCSSLIAWSSQTIASDSFVVRSIKVTGLQRVSTGTVLNYIPVQVGEEISPESTAEIIRTLYDTGFFQSVSLERQGNTLIVNVVERATIGSITVVGNKEIPSDKMKDFLKEMGLVKGRVFQTSTLERLEKELKQAYNARGKYNSRIETRVTPLTDNRVGITVTISEGRVSRIKQIKIIGNHDFSTNELLPEFTLAKSGIFTYFTKKDQYSKSGMDASLEALRSFYLDRGYLKFKIISSQVLLSPDRKDVYINVHIEEGPQYHFSGYKVVGKPILPPEKINSLIQVKKGAVFSRKKVTDSISAIGLALGDIGYGFPAINADPQLDENNKTVFIAFIVQPGRHVYVRRIKFHGNTKTSDYVLRSVIRQDEGGLLSLHNIKESERQLRLLGYLKNVDVKTNPVPEANNQVDLDVQVEEAPSAEASASIGYGTNGYQLNASVNQHNFMGTGRSMGAAFTASKWGQDYTINYYNPFYTDTGIGRGLNLYFARVDPRNLNVSTYSSNRFGGDVNYSIPLGETSRWQLGYGYQDVEIKSVGYVVPIKNFVKMYGTHFQEIRLSSGWSRNSYDQFPYPTKGINQQLAGVIALPASSGSLSYYKGSYQARMYQPITRGWIFSLQGFAGYGNSFNSKGLPFFENYYAGGTAQPGQVRGYDSYSLGPLDNYRNSVGGNLLLSGTAGIILPYPLSRDNVRTTAFVDAGNVFAVNTLPELTGIYQGPLRYSAGLSLEWRSPFGPLAFSLAKALNPQPYDQKQFFQFALSSGF, from the coding sequence ATGAAAAAAATCAGTAGTAAGTTTATATTAGGTGTTTGTTGTTCCTCGCTCATAGCCTGGTCTTCACAAACGATAGCATCAGACTCTTTTGTGGTCCGCAGTATTAAAGTTACAGGCTTGCAACGTGTTTCTACTGGAACAGTACTTAATTATATACCTGTTCAGGTTGGCGAAGAGATAAGCCCTGAATCCACTGCTGAAATTATTCGTACCCTTTATGATACCGGTTTTTTTCAGTCCGTCTCGTTAGAGCGTCAAGGTAATACTTTAATTGTTAATGTAGTTGAACGAGCTACCATAGGTTCCATAACTGTAGTGGGAAATAAAGAAATACCTAGCGACAAGATGAAAGATTTCCTTAAAGAAATGGGCTTGGTCAAAGGTAGGGTATTTCAAACCTCTACACTGGAACGTTTAGAAAAAGAATTAAAGCAGGCATACAATGCCCGAGGCAAATATAACTCACGAATCGAGACCAGGGTTACTCCCCTGACCGACAACAGAGTAGGTATTACGGTTACTATTTCTGAAGGCCGTGTTTCCAGAATTAAACAAATCAAAATAATAGGTAATCACGATTTCTCTACCAATGAGTTATTACCAGAGTTCACTTTAGCCAAGTCCGGTATCTTTACTTACTTTACTAAAAAAGATCAGTATTCAAAATCAGGTATGGATGCCTCGCTTGAAGCATTACGCTCTTTTTATCTGGACCGGGGTTATTTGAAGTTTAAAATTATATCCTCTCAAGTTTTATTATCACCTGATAGAAAAGACGTTTATATTAACGTCCATATCGAAGAGGGACCTCAATACCACTTCTCAGGCTACAAAGTAGTGGGAAAGCCGATATTGCCCCCGGAAAAAATAAACTCCTTAATCCAGGTCAAAAAAGGCGCTGTTTTTTCGCGTAAGAAAGTCACTGACTCCATTTCTGCTATTGGTTTGGCTTTAGGGGACATTGGCTATGGTTTCCCTGCAATCAATGCAGACCCCCAATTAGATGAAAATAATAAAACTGTATTTATCGCCTTTATCGTACAACCTGGCCGCCACGTCTACGTTCGCCGTATCAAATTCCATGGCAATACTAAAACCAGCGATTATGTATTGCGAAGTGTTATCCGCCAGGATGAAGGCGGGCTGTTATCGCTGCACAATATTAAAGAATCTGAACGACAATTACGTCTGTTAGGCTATCTAAAGAATGTCGATGTCAAGACCAACCCAGTCCCTGAGGCTAATAACCAGGTGGATTTAGATGTACAGGTAGAAGAGGCACCTTCTGCTGAGGCGAGTGCTTCTATTGGCTATGGTACCAACGGTTACCAGTTAAACGCTTCTGTCAACCAGCACAATTTTATGGGTACTGGACGTTCAATGGGTGCTGCATTTACGGCCAGTAAATGGGGACAAGACTATACCATAAATTATTATAATCCCTTCTATACGGATACCGGCATAGGAAGAGGTCTCAACCTGTATTTTGCCCGTGTTGATCCGCGCAATCTTAATGTCAGTACCTACAGCTCCAACCGTTTTGGTGGCGATGTGAATTACAGCATTCCGCTGGGTGAGACAAGCAGATGGCAGTTGGGCTATGGGTATCAGGATGTAGAGATTAAGAGTGTTGGTTATGTCGTACCCATTAAAAATTTCGTGAAAATGTATGGAACCCATTTCCAGGAAATTCGCTTATCCTCAGGATGGAGCAGAAACAGTTATGATCAATTCCCATATCCTACAAAAGGAATTAACCAACAGCTGGCGGGGGTAATTGCCTTGCCTGCCTCTTCAGGATCTTTATCTTACTATAAAGGCTCTTATCAGGCACGCATGTACCAGCCTATAACCCGGGGATGGATATTCTCCTTACAAGGTTTTGCAGGATATGGAAATTCTTTTAATAGTAAAGGGCTGCCATTTTTTGAAAATTATTATGCGGGTGGTACGGCCCAACCAGGTCAAGTACGCGGTTATGACAGTTACTCATTAGGTCCATTGGATAATTATCGGAATTCAGTGGGAGGTAACTTATTGCTCAGTGGAACTGCGGGTATTATATTGCCTTATCCTTTGAGCCGAGACAATGTGAGAACTACAGCCTTTGTCGATGCGGGTAACGTATTTGCCGTCAATACCTTGCCTGAGTTGACCGGTATCTATCAAGGCCCCCTAAGGTATTCAGCGGGTCTTTCACTTGAATGGCGATCTCCATTCGGCCCTCTGGCATTTAGTTTGGCTAAGGCATTGAATCCACAGCCATACGATCAAAAACAATTTTTCCAATTTGCTCTGTCTTCAGGATTTTAA
- the rseP gene encoding RIP metalloprotease RseP, protein MLLTLLYFLLALVLLVTVHEYGHFQVARWCGVKVLRFSFGFGPILARWRDKKGTEYAWSLFPLGGYVKMLDESEGDVDEKERHLAFNNQSLWKRAAIVLAGPFFNFIFAFVALWLVLVIGMQSLAPMIESVKPNSIAAKAGLGANEEIIALNDTNINSWRDFQYAIMPLVGSEETIRLTVKSLTNGHKHQVFLPLTDWQLDNKKPDPLDSLGIQPFIPSIPPIVGEVVPDSPAAKAGLESGDKILKVDGKPFNDWLFLVDYVQTRPDKQLTLSLKRNGKIQNVLVQTGSQEIKGKVEGFLGVRSEKVKWPANWLRLEREDPLTAVGTSLKQTVQLTGTTFTLMGRLVTGRLGLNSISGPVGIAQGAGDSGRSGLTSYLFFLALVSISLGALNLLPIPMLDGGHLLYYLLEAIRRKPLSDGLKSAGAYLGLLLLAALMFIALTNDLTRLAG, encoded by the coding sequence ATGCTTTTAACATTGCTGTATTTTCTTTTGGCATTGGTCTTGTTAGTTACAGTACATGAGTACGGTCATTTTCAAGTAGCACGATGGTGTGGCGTAAAGGTACTGCGCTTTTCATTCGGGTTCGGCCCTATTTTGGCGCGTTGGCGTGATAAGAAAGGAACAGAATATGCCTGGTCACTATTCCCTTTGGGTGGTTACGTCAAAATGCTCGACGAATCTGAAGGCGATGTGGATGAAAAAGAACGTCATTTAGCTTTTAATAATCAATCGCTTTGGAAAAGAGCTGCGATCGTACTTGCTGGACCTTTTTTCAATTTTATTTTTGCTTTTGTTGCTTTATGGCTAGTTCTGGTTATTGGCATGCAATCATTAGCACCCATGATCGAGTCAGTAAAACCCAATAGTATTGCGGCAAAAGCGGGATTAGGTGCGAATGAAGAAATCATTGCCCTCAATGATACTAATATAAACAGCTGGCGCGATTTTCAGTATGCAATTATGCCTCTCGTAGGCTCTGAGGAAACCATTCGATTAACCGTAAAATCTTTAACCAACGGACACAAACATCAGGTATTTTTACCTTTGACTGATTGGCAACTGGATAATAAAAAACCCGATCCTCTCGATAGTCTTGGAATTCAACCTTTCATTCCTTCAATTCCACCCATAGTGGGAGAGGTAGTCCCGGATTCTCCTGCAGCAAAAGCAGGTTTGGAAAGTGGTGATAAAATCTTGAAGGTTGATGGAAAGCCGTTCAACGATTGGTTGTTTCTGGTGGATTATGTGCAAACGCGCCCAGATAAACAATTAACTTTATCGCTTAAAAGAAATGGCAAAATTCAAAATGTTTTAGTACAAACCGGAAGCCAGGAAATTAAAGGGAAAGTTGAAGGATTTTTGGGGGTACGTTCAGAGAAAGTAAAATGGCCGGCAAATTGGCTGCGCTTGGAGAGAGAGGACCCTTTAACCGCAGTAGGTACCTCATTAAAACAAACAGTGCAATTGACAGGCACCACCTTCACTTTAATGGGTCGGTTGGTTACTGGCAGATTGGGTTTGAATAGTATTAGTGGTCCAGTTGGTATTGCTCAGGGAGCCGGAGATTCCGGAAGAAGCGGGCTAACCTCCTATCTATTTTTCCTTGCGCTGGTTAGTATCAGTTTAGGAGCATTAAATCTATTGCCTATTCCCATGCTGGATGGTGGGCATTTGCTGTATTACCTCCTGGAGGCAATTCGCCGTAAACCTTTGTCTGATGGCTTAAAATCAGCGGGGGCTTATTTAGGTTTGTTGTTATTGGCTGCATTGATGTTCATCGCGTTGACCAATGATTTAACAAGACTTGCAGGGTAG
- a CDS encoding phosphatidate cytidylyltransferase: MFLQRLITTLILVPLVLALIFYGNKWLLGGIVLLVFLAACKECLQLIPLRNLGLQIGFFVLMLLGLWACGYLFSYWMVIGLILWGLNILAILSFPGSQKYWGYPVVVAAVCFFLLPLFIQSLIHLYTLPNGKALLVYLLFLIWVSDTGAYLSGKLLGKHKLIPQVSPGKSWEGVLGGVILSMLIAWIGFTYFNPAATVYWFVLALCTIIIAIFGDLFISILKRRCHLKDTGAVIPGHGGILDRLDSLIAALPIFYFGITWVILQ, translated from the coding sequence ATGTTCTTGCAACGCTTGATTACCACCCTTATTTTGGTGCCTTTGGTTTTGGCACTTATTTTTTATGGGAATAAGTGGCTGTTGGGAGGAATTGTATTACTTGTTTTTCTTGCGGCATGCAAGGAATGTCTGCAATTAATCCCCTTGAGAAATTTGGGCTTGCAAATTGGATTTTTCGTCCTCATGCTTTTAGGCTTATGGGCCTGTGGTTATCTCTTTTCCTATTGGATGGTCATTGGACTCATTCTTTGGGGCTTGAATATCCTGGCTATTCTCAGTTTCCCAGGTTCACAAAAGTATTGGGGATACCCGGTTGTTGTAGCCGCTGTTTGTTTTTTTCTATTACCCCTGTTCATACAAAGCCTTATTCATTTATATACCTTACCTAATGGAAAAGCACTGCTTGTTTATTTATTGTTCTTAATTTGGGTCTCAGATACAGGAGCATATCTTAGCGGTAAACTTCTGGGGAAACATAAATTAATTCCTCAAGTTAGTCCCGGAAAGTCTTGGGAAGGGGTGCTTGGTGGAGTTATCCTGTCTATGCTTATTGCCTGGATTGGCTTTACTTATTTTAATCCTGCCGCTACGGTTTATTGGTTCGTTCTAGCCTTATGTACTATAATTATTGCAATATTTGGTGATTTGTTCATTAGTATATTGAAGCGTCGTTGCCATCTAAAAGATACAGGCGCTGTTATTCCAGGTCATGGTGGTATTTTAGACCGGTTGGATAGTTTAATTGCAGCATTGCCTATATTTTATTTCGGAATAACTTGGGTAATACTCCAATGA
- a CDS encoding isoprenyl transferase → MEQKIPQHVAIIMDGNGRWAESKGLPRIEGHKAGVESVKKIIRCCMTKGIPCLSLFAFSSENWSRPAEEVNFLMELFLESLRKELAELNQHGIRLRFTGDRGLLSAVLQQQMREAERVTENNEQLILNVVVNYGGKWDVVSAAKKVARAVQNGELAIDDITETSFAHYLDTERLPDPDLFIRTSGELRISNFFLWQLAYTELYFCEVHWPDFGEHELEMALASFNKRKRRFGQISELI, encoded by the coding sequence TTGGAACAAAAAATTCCTCAGCATGTTGCTATTATCATGGACGGAAACGGTCGGTGGGCAGAAAGTAAGGGATTGCCGAGAATTGAAGGTCATAAAGCAGGTGTTGAGTCTGTGAAGAAAATAATTCGCTGCTGTATGACCAAAGGAATTCCTTGCCTTAGTTTATTTGCATTTAGTTCGGAGAACTGGTCTCGTCCTGCTGAAGAGGTTAATTTTTTAATGGAGTTATTTCTGGAGTCCTTGCGAAAAGAACTTGCAGAGTTAAATCAGCATGGAATTCGCCTGCGATTTACTGGAGATCGTGGCTTACTCTCAGCAGTTTTGCAACAACAAATGCGGGAAGCAGAGCGTGTAACAGAAAATAATGAGCAATTGATTTTAAATGTAGTAGTTAATTATGGCGGTAAATGGGATGTGGTAAGTGCTGCAAAAAAGGTGGCCAGGGCAGTCCAAAATGGTGAATTGGCAATTGATGATATAACTGAAACCAGTTTTGCCCATTACCTGGATACCGAGAGGCTACCTGATCCTGATTTATTTATTCGTACCAGTGGTGAATTGCGAATTAGTAATTTTTTCCTTTGGCAACTTGCTTATACAGAGCTTTATTTTTGTGAAGTGCACTGGCCAGATTTTGGTGAACATGAGCTTGAGATGGCTTTGGCTTCGTTTAATAAAAGAAAAAGAAGATTTGGACAAATTTCCGAATTAATCTAA
- the gpmI gene encoding 2,3-bisphosphoglycerate-independent phosphoglycerate mutase has translation MQKNATLLLMILDGWGYNKNSEYNAIAQANTPQWDEWWAHCPHILLDAAGHAVGLPDAQMGNSEVGHMHIGAGRVIQQDFTRINDSIKKGEFANNPVFQDVIKTLQTTKKSLHIMGLFSPGGVHSHENHLFALLELCAQQKFTSVYLHLFLDGRDTPPQSALHSLQRLDIELKKHPVAQVCSISGRYYAMDRDNRWERIEPVYTLLTQARCDSHFQDAETAIITYYQQNLSDEFIPPTLIGKGKPIEDGDAVLFFNFRADRARQLTTAFIDPAFKKFNRTVHPQLSYFVSMTQYDKNLPTSNAFPPIPLNNTLGEVLANHDLSQLRIAETEKYAHVTFFFNGGNENIFANEERILIPSPKIPTYDLQPEMSAPQLTECLVEAINSRAYDVIICNYANADMVGHSGNFQATVRAIECLDHCMSTVWKALSQQGGKLLITADHGNAEEMFDETTHQAHTAHTSEPVPLVYVGGDWHFKRSEGSLIDIAPTMLALLGINPPAEMTGHPLLEKDTHE, from the coding sequence ATGCAAAAAAATGCAACCTTGTTGCTCATGATCTTAGATGGCTGGGGATACAATAAAAACAGTGAATATAATGCCATCGCCCAAGCCAATACCCCGCAATGGGATGAATGGTGGGCGCATTGTCCGCATATTCTTTTAGACGCCGCGGGGCATGCTGTTGGTCTACCTGATGCACAAATGGGCAATTCCGAAGTAGGACACATGCATATAGGTGCGGGGAGAGTGATACAACAAGATTTCACCCGCATTAATGACAGCATAAAAAAAGGTGAATTTGCCAATAACCCTGTTTTTCAGGATGTAATCAAGACATTGCAAACAACGAAAAAATCGTTGCACATTATGGGGTTGTTCTCTCCAGGCGGAGTGCACAGCCACGAAAATCACTTATTTGCCCTGCTTGAGTTATGTGCACAACAAAAATTTACTTCTGTATATCTCCATTTATTTTTAGATGGACGAGATACTCCCCCACAGAGCGCCCTACACAGTTTGCAACGTCTCGATATCGAGTTAAAAAAACACCCGGTGGCGCAAGTGTGCTCCATTAGCGGCCGCTACTATGCTATGGATAGAGACAATCGTTGGGAAAGAATCGAACCAGTCTATACCTTGTTAACTCAGGCACGATGTGACTCTCATTTTCAGGATGCAGAAACAGCAATAATAACTTATTATCAACAGAATCTGTCCGATGAATTCATCCCGCCCACACTTATAGGCAAAGGCAAACCCATTGAAGATGGGGATGCAGTTTTATTTTTTAATTTCCGTGCCGACAGGGCTCGACAGTTAACCACCGCGTTTATCGATCCCGCTTTTAAAAAATTTAACCGAACCGTACATCCGCAGTTATCCTATTTTGTCAGCATGACTCAATATGATAAAAATTTACCCACCTCCAATGCTTTTCCACCAATTCCTTTAAATAATACCCTAGGTGAAGTTCTTGCAAACCATGACTTAAGTCAATTACGCATTGCAGAAACTGAAAAATATGCCCACGTCACCTTTTTCTTCAATGGTGGCAATGAGAATATTTTTGCCAATGAAGAACGAATCCTTATTCCTTCCCCTAAAATTCCCACATATGATTTACAGCCAGAAATGAGCGCCCCGCAATTAACCGAGTGTCTGGTCGAAGCTATTAACAGTCGAGCATACGATGTCATTATTTGTAATTATGCCAATGCGGATATGGTGGGTCATAGCGGAAATTTTCAAGCTACGGTGCGTGCTATAGAATGTCTTGACCACTGCATGAGCACAGTTTGGAAGGCACTGTCTCAGCAAGGCGGAAAATTGCTCATTACCGCCGATCATGGCAACGCAGAAGAAATGTTTGACGAAACAACCCATCAAGCACATACTGCTCATACTAGCGAACCGGTACCCTTGGTATATGTCGGGGGAGACTGGCATTTTAAGCGCAGTGAAGGAAGTTTAATTGATATAGCTCCCACTATGTTGGCTTTGCTTGGAATTAATCCGCCAGCAGAAATGACAGGGCACCCATTGTTAGAAAAAGATACCCATGAATAA
- a CDS encoding murein hydrolase activator EnvC family protein, protein MMLCFGVYAESTSSVLQTKNKLKQLDAQINSLQQTLNTAHDKRGVLNKELSETEKQIGQGIRKLHSLQEDIKNKENKIADLQKQVSQLNKQLVTQQQLLANHVRARYQMGEYQPLKLLLNQDDPGKISRILTYYQYIIKSRQQLIEKIDNTRAKLSASKEKLRAELDANKQLKQELTQHQEQLQQNKGYHTTLIQSLNHEIQDKQNTLREVRKNKENLARLLNSLARQSIAQESKPMPQSISPFTQMRKKLPFPVQSHGRSLRKMNQGVTFFAEEGAIVTAVYPGKVVFSDWLKGYGLLIIVDHGQGFMTLYAHNQSLFKSKGQYVRQNEQIASVGHTGGIKQNGLYFEIRLRGKAVPPLNWLS, encoded by the coding sequence ATGATGCTTTGCTTTGGGGTTTACGCAGAATCGACCTCCAGCGTACTGCAAACCAAAAATAAGCTAAAGCAGTTGGATGCGCAAATTAACAGCCTTCAGCAAACTTTAAACACGGCTCATGACAAACGTGGGGTTTTAAATAAGGAGTTATCGGAAACCGAAAAACAAATTGGCCAGGGCATCCGCAAGCTCCACTCCTTGCAAGAGGACATCAAAAATAAGGAAAATAAAATTGCTGATTTACAAAAGCAAGTGAGCCAATTAAATAAACAGCTTGTCACCCAACAGCAATTACTCGCAAACCATGTTCGTGCAAGATATCAAATGGGTGAATATCAGCCGCTTAAATTGCTCCTTAATCAGGACGACCCTGGTAAAATAAGCCGGATTTTGACGTATTACCAATACATTATTAAATCCCGGCAACAACTTATTGAAAAAATAGATAACACGCGGGCTAAGCTAAGTGCGAGCAAAGAAAAACTTCGTGCAGAACTAGATGCCAATAAACAATTAAAGCAAGAACTTACCCAGCACCAGGAACAACTGCAACAAAATAAAGGTTACCATACGACCTTGATTCAATCCCTAAATCATGAAATTCAGGATAAACAAAATACATTAAGGGAAGTTCGTAAAAATAAAGAGAATTTGGCTCGTTTACTTAACTCCCTAGCGCGGCAAAGTATTGCTCAAGAGAGTAAGCCAATGCCTCAATCGATTAGTCCATTTACCCAAATGCGCAAAAAATTGCCGTTCCCAGTCCAGAGCCATGGCCGATCGTTACGCAAAATGAACCAGGGGGTGACATTTTTTGCCGAGGAAGGCGCCATAGTCACTGCCGTATATCCTGGAAAAGTGGTTTTTAGTGATTGGTTAAAAGGATATGGTTTATTGATTATCGTGGATCATGGACAAGGCTTTATGACTTTGTATGCCCACAACCAGTCTTTATTTAAAAGCAAAGGTCAATATGTACGTCAAAATGAACAAATTGCAAGTGTGGGTCATACCGGCGGAATTAAACAAAACGGTCTATACTTTGAAATAAGACTAAGGGGAAAGGCTGTACCACCACTTAATTGGTTGTCATAG
- a CDS encoding S41 family peptidase: protein MLIRKIYPCTLAIVYAFTLMLPLTGFADDQANTDTSTNSSTTSKAVPLEDVQRFSNAIGEIKKYYVKPVDDKELFDNAIRGMLNGLDPHSSYLDEEEFKDLQTSTSGEFGGLGLEVTMEDGVVKVVTPLVDTPAFKAGIKSGDYIIKLGKESVQGLSLKDAVNLMRGKAGSTIQLTVLRKGVNKALTFDLIREVIQIKSVQSKMLAPGYGYIRLTQFQALTGKDMLQAIDRLKQQSGGNLKGLVLDLRNNPGGLLDSAIQVSDAFLGKDKSGKPETIVSTKGRLPGSDFTALSKGVDVLHNAPMVVLINNGSASAAEIVAGALKDNKRAVILGTTSFGKGSVQTVLPLDEKTGIKLTTALYYTPSGTSIQATGIVPDIVVNELEIPKTASKPSDLTGFSEANLSGHLLNQTNGENSKTKSTKAQIDELMHNDYQLYAALTVLEGMALANR, encoded by the coding sequence ATGTTGATAAGAAAAATATATCCATGCACACTTGCGATAGTGTATGCTTTTACTCTGATGTTACCTCTGACAGGCTTTGCAGATGATCAGGCAAATACAGATACGTCTACAAACTCCAGCACTACTTCTAAGGCAGTTCCTTTAGAAGATGTTCAACGATTTTCCAATGCCATAGGCGAAATTAAAAAATATTACGTCAAACCTGTTGATGATAAGGAACTGTTTGATAATGCCATTCGCGGCATGCTCAATGGTCTTGATCCTCACTCCAGCTATCTCGATGAAGAGGAATTTAAAGATTTGCAAACATCAACGAGCGGTGAGTTTGGCGGATTAGGGCTGGAAGTAACCATGGAGGATGGGGTAGTTAAAGTGGTTACCCCTCTCGTGGATACACCTGCCTTTAAAGCAGGCATCAAATCTGGCGACTATATTATCAAACTCGGGAAAGAATCCGTGCAAGGACTCTCTCTCAAGGATGCTGTCAATTTAATGCGAGGTAAAGCTGGAAGCACCATACAATTGACTGTATTAAGAAAAGGGGTCAATAAAGCACTTACCTTTGATTTAATACGTGAAGTGATTCAAATTAAGAGTGTGCAAAGCAAAATGCTTGCCCCAGGATATGGATACATTCGTTTAACTCAATTCCAAGCATTGACTGGAAAAGATATGTTACAAGCTATTGATCGCCTCAAACAACAATCTGGTGGAAACTTAAAAGGATTGGTGCTTGATTTACGTAACAACCCAGGAGGTTTGCTTGATTCTGCCATTCAGGTTTCTGATGCCTTCCTTGGTAAAGATAAATCAGGGAAACCTGAAACTATCGTCTCAACGAAAGGACGTTTACCTGGTTCAGACTTTACCGCTTTATCGAAAGGGGTTGATGTATTGCATAATGCTCCCATGGTTGTATTGATTAATAATGGCTCTGCTTCCGCTGCGGAAATTGTAGCTGGTGCACTTAAAGACAATAAAAGAGCTGTGATTTTAGGCACAACCAGTTTCGGTAAAGGTTCTGTACAAACTGTGTTACCCCTGGATGAAAAAACAGGAATTAAGTTAACTACGGCCCTTTATTACACTCCATCTGGAACTTCGATTCAAGCTACAGGAATTGTACCTGATATCGTAGTCAATGAATTGGAGATTCCTAAAACTGCCTCCAAGCCTTCTGATCTAACCGGGTTTAGTGAGGCTAATCTGAGCGGGCATTTACTCAATCAGACTAATGGGGAAAATTCTAAAACTAAAAGTACCAAAGCCCAAATTGATGAGTTAATGCATAATGACTATCAACTTTATGCAGCCTTAACTGTCCTGGAAGGAATGGCTTTGGCCAACAGATAA
- a CDS encoding branched-chain amino acid ABC transporter substrate-binding protein — MRNFLPKFYAIWSAFFLSLAGGSVCDAATSLSDSSPKTQMTIKVGIYAPFSTEKAFIGRNMLGAMEIARDQLKSSNINYEFFTLDKMANSAHAAKTLQKFIDTHHLNVLMTEGSDSGALVAPIAKKNNLIHFCLTEDSLIADGKNNFLAQSPNHKQAAVLQDSMKPEFIAQYKQEYLSHPVSEAGYAYDIFHMLHHSALLAIKTHSDFSSQAIATHLLALESGTGVMGKFNLDKRGVSYRKEVLTA, encoded by the coding sequence ATGAGAAATTTTTTACCAAAATTTTATGCTATTTGGAGTGCTTTTTTTCTATCACTCGCGGGAGGGTCTGTTTGTGATGCAGCGACAAGCCTCAGTGATTCTTCCCCCAAAACTCAAATGACAATCAAAGTGGGTATTTATGCGCCATTTTCCACTGAAAAGGCGTTTATCGGCAGAAATATGCTAGGAGCGATGGAAATTGCCCGGGATCAGTTAAAATCTTCAAATATTAATTATGAGTTTTTTACTCTCGATAAAATGGCAAATAGTGCGCATGCTGCCAAAACCCTACAAAAATTTATTGATACGCATCATCTCAATGTATTAATGACAGAAGGATCTGACAGCGGTGCTTTGGTAGCCCCCATAGCTAAAAAGAACAATCTGATTCATTTTTGTCTTACTGAGGATTCCCTCATAGCGGATGGGAAAAACAATTTTCTGGCGCAAAGTCCGAATCACAAGCAAGCTGCAGTTCTGCAGGACTCGATGAAACCCGAGTTTATTGCGCAATACAAACAGGAATATTTAAGCCACCCGGTTAGTGAAGCAGGTTATGCTTATGATATTTTCCATATGCTTCATCATAGTGCTTTGCTTGCAATAAAAACTCATTCTGATTTTTCATCACAAGCAATTGCCACCCATCTTTTGGCTCTTGAATCAGGGACAGGGGTAATGGGTAAATTTAATTTGGATAAAAGGGGAGTTTCTTATAGAAAAGAAGTTCTTACCGCATAA